A stretch of the Leptospira kirschneri serovar Cynopteri str. 3522 CT genome encodes the following:
- a CDS encoding LIC10486 family protein yields MEPSNQVNKLQEQANLMNLALESVLTEEQAVELIQGKIRDAYLLKIRIDIENRSGAVVALVTKYKNEVIEIFSLFSNSSLIRKIRSFQDSAAFALDMVEAAKSEPYDPGLSDSIGRIVYSKLTKAVLESSYANWDKNDASSLVNILENQIKTSLKVNIVRIQADVEFISSLKFRAKNVFAGIIPAVNRPVEEPSIGQVPESQEKTPVQRQIDQFRKPFGRVILSKTVLAPVGGVDFDELTEGDRLYFQLPIGSMDEKAMAKTLGGIDEDGNVRNVVGEFIGIAAGKGEYHIFAKGPSGVLLQAFEERPVRLAKVKTKTSSSASTTKAETSSGVGSLGIIIVAGVVLVVGLLVFLIMK; encoded by the coding sequence ATGGAACCGAGTAATCAAGTCAATAAATTACAGGAACAAGCGAATCTTATGAATCTCGCGCTTGAATCTGTGCTTACGGAAGAACAAGCGGTAGAATTAATTCAGGGTAAGATTAGAGACGCCTATCTTTTAAAAATCAGAATCGATATTGAAAATAGAAGTGGCGCCGTGGTTGCTTTAGTGACTAAGTATAAAAACGAAGTCATAGAAATTTTTTCCTTATTTTCTAATTCTTCTTTGATCCGTAAAATTCGGAGTTTTCAAGATTCCGCTGCGTTTGCTTTGGATATGGTAGAAGCAGCAAAATCGGAACCATACGATCCGGGACTTTCCGATAGCATCGGAAGGATCGTGTATTCCAAACTCACCAAGGCTGTATTAGAATCTTCTTATGCGAACTGGGATAAAAATGACGCCTCCAGTCTCGTAAATATTTTAGAGAATCAGATTAAAACATCATTAAAAGTTAATATTGTTCGGATTCAGGCGGATGTAGAATTTATATCTAGTTTAAAATTCAGAGCTAAAAACGTTTTTGCCGGAATTATTCCTGCGGTCAATCGCCCTGTTGAAGAACCTTCTATTGGCCAGGTTCCTGAAAGCCAGGAAAAAACTCCTGTTCAAAGACAGATCGATCAGTTTAGAAAACCTTTCGGAAGGGTGATTCTTTCTAAGACGGTTCTTGCTCCTGTCGGAGGAGTTGATTTTGACGAATTGACGGAAGGAGACAGACTCTATTTTCAGCTGCCTATCGGAAGTATGGATGAAAAGGCGATGGCAAAGACGTTAGGCGGTATTGACGAAGACGGAAACGTAAGAAACGTCGTGGGTGAGTTTATCGGAATCGCCGCCGGAAAAGGAGAATATCATATTTTTGCTAAAGGTCCTTCTGGGGTTCTTTTGCAGGCGTTTGAGGAACGCCCCGTTCGACTTGCAAAAGTAAAAACTAAAACTTCAAGTTCTGCTTCGACTACCAAAGCCGAAACTTCTTCCGGAGTTGGTTCCCTTGGAATTATTATCGTTGCAGGTGTGGTTTTGGTGGTGGGTTTGCTTGTTTTTTTGATTATGAAATAG
- a CDS encoding WG repeat-containing protein → MNSKKLYVLNFVKDGRPRRGAVNSKGEIIIPPNFNRIDYIDDQTGLIPAGIIKPNFEHALDLHWGYIDQVGEWKIKPQFDELTNFHNEWAFAKSEKEKKWGRIDKAGAWIENPTYEGRGIFSEGLVWLKKDINQYVFLDEAAKIKFTLEGIDEFGFSFSEKLLKFKKQNKWGFIDINGAVALEPKWDYVGRFKKGLALVLEDSTWKYIDTTGQIKLSEPLDEAIDFNDSGYAAAKKGRWGILDMAGNWTIKPQYQIMIVPTNDTIITKLKGEWCKLNIQGELIEKIPVSKKVEGITPFDENGIAVAFCGDYDQLLNQNYEVIFDTKKYKAK, encoded by the coding sequence ATGAATTCGAAGAAATTATATGTTTTAAATTTTGTTAAAGATGGTCGACCTCGCAGAGGTGCCGTAAACTCTAAAGGTGAAATCATAATTCCGCCAAATTTTAATAGAATTGATTACATAGATGATCAAACAGGACTCATTCCGGCTGGAATTATAAAGCCTAACTTTGAACATGCTTTAGATTTACATTGGGGTTATATCGACCAAGTAGGAGAATGGAAGATCAAACCACAGTTTGATGAACTCACAAATTTTCATAATGAATGGGCCTTCGCCAAATCGGAAAAAGAAAAAAAATGGGGAAGAATCGACAAAGCCGGAGCCTGGATAGAAAATCCGACCTATGAAGGACGTGGTATATTTTCCGAAGGTTTGGTTTGGTTAAAAAAAGACATCAATCAGTATGTTTTTCTGGATGAAGCCGCAAAAATTAAATTCACGTTAGAGGGGATTGACGAATTCGGTTTTTCCTTTTCCGAAAAACTTCTGAAGTTCAAAAAACAAAACAAATGGGGATTTATCGATATAAATGGCGCGGTAGCATTAGAACCGAAATGGGATTATGTTGGGCGATTTAAAAAAGGTCTTGCACTTGTATTGGAAGACTCGACATGGAAATATATCGATACGACAGGTCAGATAAAACTGTCTGAACCTTTAGACGAGGCCATTGATTTTAACGACTCAGGTTATGCCGCTGCAAAAAAAGGACGATGGGGTATTCTAGATATGGCAGGGAATTGGACAATCAAACCCCAGTATCAAATCATGATAGTACCAACAAATGATACAATCATTACAAAACTCAAAGGGGAATGGTGTAAATTAAACATACAAGGCGAATTGATTGAAAAAATTCCAGTATCTAAAAAAGTCGAAGGAATAACTCCGTTTGACGAAAACGGTATTGCGGTGGCGTTTTGCGGAGATTACGACCAACTTTTAAATCAGAATTACGAAGTGATTTTCGATACTAAAAAATACAAAGCCAAATAA